In the genome of Gemmatimonadota bacterium, one region contains:
- a CDS encoding prolyl oligopeptidase family serine peptidase, translating into MSLIARITTCAAVLVAAVPAATPAGAQGVASSQGYQEPPESIRRILDAPPAATGSVSPDGKWIVIAAREPAVTTIADMAEPTLYLAGRRFHPVASYRVDTVGIRSMRLKPVTGSAAKPVPVPAGGRIAQYSWSPDGHMIAYTTVDRSFGMGIKLFPVSTATEISVSAAGLHGKLGAPSWSNDGKYVALTEATRNGTALWMVNVAAHTAKRITPYTINTVTGGCDWLSKAPQLVCLMNVPGRGAPPPDGQTPAGPIVQESYGRAAPVRTIEYLLKNQHDEVLFDYYFTNQITIVAPDGASRNVGKPGIHTRADASPDARWLLVRTVHRPYSYQVALNDFPERIEVWSLDGKVARTVTDRPLTDNVSSARDAVAAGIRVASWRPDVPATVFTVEALDGGDPRKQIDRHDRVSLISAPFTSAPQPFMDLEMRYRGITWMYPDLALVNEGTSRTAKLRTWAVNPSSPASARVLFDRSSEDRYGDPGRFVMVYDAASDRLVPLRSADGHTMYLTGDGASAEGDRPFLDAIDMQNGSKRRIWQNSGDHYEFVASLTDPAARSFVTRRESPTEPPNFFRREVGSDVATKLTELADPAPAFAGVTGKLITYTRADGVKLSATMYLPAGYTPSQGRLPFFFWAYPREFLSAAAASEVRGSPYEFKRPSLPRDRQLLLLAAGYGVLDGPSMPIVAKNGKEPNDSYVEQLVASAKAAIDAIDSLGVGDRNRVAVGGHSYGAFMTANLLAHSTLFRAGVAESGAYNRTLTPFGFQAEPRTFWQAEDIYSTMSPFYYADKIKTPILLIHGVNDDNDGTFPIQSERMFAAIKGNGGTVRYVQLPLEPHGYTARESLRHVMWETVTWLDRYVKNPTEKTN; encoded by the coding sequence ATGTCGCTCATCGCCCGGATCACGACCTGTGCGGCCGTACTGGTGGCCGCCGTTCCAGCCGCAACTCCTGCTGGTGCACAGGGAGTGGCGTCATCGCAAGGTTATCAGGAACCACCCGAATCCATCCGTCGCATTCTGGACGCGCCACCCGCGGCAACGGGGAGTGTCAGTCCCGACGGCAAGTGGATCGTGATCGCGGCGCGCGAGCCGGCCGTCACGACCATTGCCGACATGGCGGAGCCGACGCTGTATCTGGCGGGGCGCCGGTTTCATCCGGTCGCGAGCTATAGAGTGGACACCGTGGGAATTCGCTCGATGCGCCTCAAGCCGGTTACGGGGAGCGCGGCAAAACCGGTTCCAGTGCCGGCCGGTGGACGGATCGCGCAGTATTCGTGGAGTCCCGATGGTCACATGATCGCGTACACGACCGTGGACAGGTCGTTTGGGATGGGCATCAAGCTGTTTCCAGTATCCACCGCAACGGAGATATCGGTGTCGGCCGCGGGTCTGCACGGCAAACTCGGTGCGCCGTCGTGGTCGAACGACGGAAAGTACGTCGCATTGACGGAAGCAACGCGCAATGGGACGGCGCTCTGGATGGTGAACGTTGCAGCGCACACGGCGAAGCGCATAACGCCATACACAATCAACACGGTTACCGGTGGGTGCGACTGGCTGTCGAAGGCGCCGCAGCTGGTTTGTCTCATGAACGTGCCGGGACGTGGTGCGCCACCACCCGACGGCCAGACACCGGCTGGGCCGATAGTACAGGAATCGTACGGGCGCGCAGCACCAGTGCGCACTATCGAGTACCTGCTCAAGAACCAGCACGATGAAGTGCTGTTCGATTACTACTTCACCAATCAGATCACCATAGTCGCGCCGGACGGTGCGAGCAGAAATGTCGGCAAACCGGGAATTCACACCCGCGCCGATGCGTCGCCGGACGCCAGGTGGCTGCTCGTGCGCACGGTGCATCGGCCCTACTCGTATCAGGTCGCGCTGAATGATTTTCCGGAGCGCATCGAGGTGTGGTCGCTGGACGGGAAGGTTGCGCGTACAGTCACTGACAGACCGCTCACGGATAATGTCTCCAGTGCACGCGACGCCGTCGCCGCTGGAATACGCGTTGCGTCGTGGCGGCCGGACGTGCCTGCCACCGTGTTTACGGTCGAGGCGCTGGACGGCGGTGATCCGCGCAAGCAGATCGACAGGCACGACCGCGTGAGTCTCATATCTGCTCCGTTCACGAGTGCGCCACAGCCATTCATGGATCTCGAGATGCGTTATCGCGGGATCACCTGGATGTATCCCGATCTGGCGCTCGTGAACGAAGGTACGTCGCGTACGGCGAAGCTGCGCACGTGGGCGGTGAATCCATCCTCTCCTGCTTCAGCACGCGTACTGTTCGATCGGAGCTCGGAGGATCGTTACGGTGATCCGGGCAGGTTTGTAATGGTGTACGACGCCGCGAGCGATCGGCTGGTGCCGCTTCGTAGCGCGGACGGTCACACGATGTACCTCACGGGTGATGGCGCGTCGGCTGAGGGCGACCGTCCATTCCTGGATGCGATCGATATGCAGAACGGCAGCAAGCGTCGCATCTGGCAGAACTCGGGCGACCATTACGAATTCGTTGCATCGCTGACGGATCCGGCTGCCAGGAGCTTCGTCACCAGGCGCGAGTCACCGACCGAGCCGCCGAATTTCTTCCGGCGTGAAGTGGGGAGTGATGTTGCCACGAAGCTCACGGAGCTGGCCGATCCGGCACCGGCGTTCGCCGGCGTCACCGGAAAACTCATCACGTACACGCGAGCGGATGGCGTCAAGCTCTCGGCGACGATGTATCTACCCGCTGGCTACACGCCGTCACAGGGTCGGCTTCCGTTCTTCTTCTGGGCGTATCCACGCGAGTTTCTCTCCGCGGCGGCCGCTTCGGAAGTGCGCGGATCGCCGTACGAGTTCAAACGGCCGTCATTGCCGCGCGATCGTCAACTGCTGCTGCTCGCGGCAGGTTATGGAGTTCTGGATGGGCCATCGATGCCGATCGTTGCGAAGAACGGCAAGGAACCGAACGACAGCTATGTCGAGCAACTCGTGGCCAGCGCGAAGGCGGCGATCGACGCGATAGATTCGCTTGGTGTTGGTGATCGCAATCGCGTCGCAGTGGGCGGTCACTCGTATGGCGCATTCATGACGGCGAATCTGCTGGCACATTCGACACTGTTCCGTGCCGGAGTCGCCGAGAGCGGTGCGTACAACAGGACGCTCACTCCGTTCGGATTCCAGGCGGAGCCGCGTACGTTCTGGCAGGCAGAAGACATTTACAGTACGATGTCGCCCTTCTATTACGCAGACAAGATCAAGACGCCGATTCTGTTGATTCACGGCGTGAATGACGACAACGACGGAACGTTCCCCATCCAGTCGGAGAGAATGTTCGCCGCGATCAAGGGAAACGGCGGCACCGTGCGATACGTGCAGCTGCCACTGGAGCCACATGGATACACTGCGCGCGAAAGTCTGCGGCACGTGATGTGGGAGACGGTTACCTGGCTGGACAGGTACGTCAAGAATCCGACGGAAAAGACCAACTAG
- a CDS encoding transposase, protein MDPIGIRYSPHDLLMPKFHSRTHPRWKSYDYTRSGVYFVTTIIHDRRPILGIATQRGIVLTSAGRIVDQCWRMVSDQFKGVVIDQFVVMPDHVHAIVVLLSTPDRTLNLSDVIGWTKGRAAREISAQPSPPAGPIWQRSFHDRIVRNAEALARIRNYVAANPARAWNEARALRPRRIGGPA, encoded by the coding sequence ATGGATCCGATCGGGATCCGCTATTCACCACATGATTTACTCATGCCAAAATTTCACTCGCGCACCCATCCGCGCTGGAAATCATACGACTATACGCGATCCGGTGTGTATTTTGTTACGACGATAATCCATGATCGCCGGCCTATCCTGGGCATTGCGACGCAACGTGGAATCGTACTGACAAGTGCTGGACGTATCGTCGATCAGTGCTGGCGGATGGTCTCAGACCAGTTTAAGGGTGTGGTGATCGATCAATTCGTGGTAATGCCGGATCATGTGCACGCGATTGTCGTGCTACTCTCCACACCAGATCGAACGCTCAACCTGAGCGACGTAATTGGCTGGACGAAAGGCCGTGCGGCACGCGAAATCAGTGCCCAGCCATCGCCACCTGCCGGCCCGATATGGCAACGCAGTTTTCACGATCGTATTGTTCGCAACGCCGAAGCCCTAGCACGAATTCGCAATTATGTGGCCGCCAACCCGGCGCGCGCGTGGAACGAAGCCCGGGCGTTGCGGCCGCGTCGAATTGGTGGTCCCGCGTAG